A window of the Henckelia pumila isolate YLH828 chromosome 3, ASM3356847v2, whole genome shotgun sequence genome harbors these coding sequences:
- the LOC140886644 gene encoding splicing factor U2af small subunit B-like, giving the protein MAEHLASIFGTEKDRVNCPFYFKIGACRHGDRCSRLHTKPSISPTLLLSNMYQRPDMITPGVDAQGQPIDPEKMQEHFEDFYEDLFEELNKYGEIESLNICDNLADHMVGNVYVQFREEEQAANALNSLTGRYYAGRPIIVDFSPVTDFREATCRQYEENSCNRGGYCNFMHLKRIGRELRRQLFGRSRRRHSRSRSRSPYRHRSHEERPHGGRSHSRRDDDRDHRESHSRRRRSTSPSHRSGRNRSSDGRRERSSIREGSEERRAKIQQWNREREEAERANKINDGIADDRNANHHHGNEKIGAH; this is encoded by the exons ATGGCGGAACACTTGGCGTCAATATTCGGGACGGAGAAGGACAGGGTGAACTGCCCTTTTTACTTCAAAATCGGCGCTTGCAGGCACGGAGACCGCTGCTCGCGTCTGCACACGAAACCCAGCATAAGCCCCACGCTGTTGCTCTCCAACATGTACCAGCGTCCCGATATGATTACCCCTGGAGTTGATGCTCAGGGTCAACCCATCGACCCTGAAAAGATGCAGGAACATTTCGAG GATTTCTATGAAGACCTTTTTGAGGAACTGAACAAGTATGGAGAAATCGAAAGCCTGAATATTTGTGACAATCTGGCAGACCATATG GTTGGCAATGTTTATGTCCAGTTTAGAGAGGAAGAGCAAGCTGCAAATGCTTTGAACAGTCTGACAGGAAGATATTATGCTG GAAGGCCCATAATTGTCGATTTCTCTCCGGTGACCGATTTTCGTGAAGCAACCTGTAGGCAGTATGAGGAAAATTCCTGCAACCGTGGTGGTTACTGTAACTTTATGCATCTGAAGAGGATAGGCAG GGAGTTGAGGCGTCAACTGTTTGGGAGGTCTCGGAGAAGGCATAGCCGGAGTCGCAGCAGAAGCCCATACAGACATCGTAGCCATGAAGAACGCCCTCACGGAGGTCGCAGTCACAGTAGAAGGGATGATGATCGGGATCACCGTGAAAGCCATAGCAGGAGGCGCAGAAGCACGAGTCCCAGCCATAGGAGTGGTAGAAACAGGAGCTCAGATGGCAGGAGGGAACGCAGTTCTATAAGGGAAGGAAGTGAAGAGAGGCGAGCTAAAATACAACAGTGGAACAGGGAAAGAGAAGAAGCAGAACGTGCCAACAAGATCAATGATGGAATTGCCGATGATCGAAACGCCAACCACCACCATGGCAATGAGAAAATTGGAGCTCATTAA